From Deferrisoma camini S3R1, the proteins below share one genomic window:
- the cooS gene encoding anaerobic carbon-monoxide dehydrogenase catalytic subunit: MEHKAPKRSADPAGVEMLEIAERDRLDSVWERLERQQPQCGYGQLGTCCRICVMGPCRIDPLGEGPIRGVCGATADTIVARNLARMAAVGASAHSDHGRKVALTLKEVAEGTVTDYRITDTEKLTAVAAKLGIAVEGRSFPDVARDVADAALHCFGKQDDQPISFLEAYMPAKRFERLKKLEDDLLASTGARYGLLPRGIDRESVDILHRTHFGCDADPLSLVLQSVRCSLADGWGGSLIATELQDVLFGTPRVKTVRANLGVLEEDMVNLIVHGHEPILSEKVVEHALSDEMQQRARDKGAQGINVAGLCCTGNEVLMRQGVNVAGNELHSELVIMTGAVEAMVVDVQCIYPALADLAACYHTKLITTSEQTKIPGALHIQFEEHRADAVARRIVETAIDAFEARNRGRVYIPPHSEEAVVGFSVEEILKALGGTVAPLVKVIADGAIKGVVGVVGCNNVKVRQDSFHRELTAELIARDILVIGTGCWAIAAAKAGLMQLSTREQAGPGLKAVCEQLGIPPVIHMGSCVDCSRMLVLAGALADHLGVDVDALPLVGSAPEWTTEKAVAIGTYFVGSGVPVHLWPVPPVLGSPAVTKILTEDAKGVLGGYFFVEEDPKAAADRMEAIIAEKRAGLGL, translated from the coding sequence ATGGAGCACAAGGCACCGAAGCGAAGCGCGGACCCCGCCGGCGTGGAGATGCTCGAGATCGCGGAGCGCGACCGCCTGGACTCCGTGTGGGAGCGCCTGGAGCGACAGCAGCCCCAGTGCGGCTACGGCCAGCTCGGCACCTGCTGCCGGATCTGCGTCATGGGCCCGTGCCGGATCGACCCCCTGGGCGAGGGGCCCATCCGGGGGGTGTGCGGGGCCACGGCCGACACCATCGTGGCCCGGAACCTGGCCCGCATGGCCGCGGTGGGCGCGTCGGCCCACTCGGACCACGGCCGCAAGGTGGCCCTCACCCTCAAGGAGGTGGCCGAGGGCACGGTGACCGACTACCGGATCACCGACACCGAGAAGCTCACCGCGGTGGCCGCGAAGCTCGGGATCGCGGTCGAGGGCCGGTCGTTCCCGGACGTCGCCAGGGACGTGGCCGACGCGGCGCTCCACTGCTTCGGAAAGCAGGACGACCAGCCCATCTCGTTCCTCGAGGCCTACATGCCGGCCAAGCGGTTCGAGCGACTCAAGAAGCTCGAGGACGACCTGCTGGCGTCCACCGGCGCCAGGTACGGGCTCCTGCCCCGGGGCATCGACCGCGAGTCGGTGGACATCCTCCACCGCACCCACTTCGGGTGCGACGCCGACCCCCTGTCCCTGGTGCTCCAGTCGGTGCGGTGCTCCCTGGCCGACGGGTGGGGCGGGTCCCTGATCGCCACCGAGCTCCAGGACGTGCTGTTCGGCACCCCCCGGGTCAAGACCGTGCGGGCCAACCTGGGGGTGCTCGAGGAGGATATGGTCAACCTCATCGTCCACGGCCACGAGCCCATCCTCTCGGAGAAGGTGGTGGAGCACGCCCTGTCGGACGAGATGCAGCAGCGGGCCCGGGACAAGGGGGCCCAGGGGATCAACGTGGCCGGCCTGTGCTGCACCGGCAACGAGGTGCTCATGCGCCAGGGGGTGAACGTGGCCGGCAACGAGCTCCACAGCGAGCTCGTGATCATGACCGGTGCGGTGGAGGCCATGGTGGTGGACGTCCAGTGCATCTACCCGGCCCTGGCCGACCTCGCGGCCTGCTACCACACCAAGCTCATCACCACCAGCGAGCAGACCAAGATCCCGGGCGCCCTCCACATCCAGTTCGAGGAGCACCGGGCCGACGCGGTGGCCCGCCGGATCGTGGAGACCGCCATCGACGCGTTCGAGGCCCGCAACCGGGGCCGCGTCTACATCCCGCCCCACTCCGAGGAGGCCGTGGTGGGGTTCAGCGTGGAGGAGATCCTCAAGGCCCTGGGCGGCACGGTGGCGCCCCTGGTCAAGGTGATCGCCGACGGCGCGATCAAGGGGGTGGTGGGCGTCGTGGGGTGCAACAACGTCAAGGTGCGCCAGGACTCGTTCCACCGGGAGCTCACGGCCGAGCTGATCGCCCGGGACATCCTGGTGATCGGCACCGGGTGCTGGGCCATCGCGGCGGCCAAGGCCGGCCTGATGCAGCTCTCCACTCGGGAGCAGGCCGGCCCGGGCCTCAAGGCGGTGTGCGAGCAGCTCGGCATCCCGCCGGTGATCCACATGGGCTCGTGCGTGGACTGCTCGCGCATGCTCGTGCTCGCCGGGGCCCTGGCCGACCACCTGGGCGTGGACGTGGACGCCCTGCCCCTGGTGGGCTCGGCCCCCGAGTGGACCACCGAGAAGGCCGTGGCCATCGGCACCTACTTCGTGGGCTCCGGGGTGCCGGTGCACCTGTGGCCCGTGCCCCCGGTCCTCGGCAGCCCCGCGGTCACCAAGATCCTCACCGAGGACGCCAAGGGGGTGCTCGGCGGCTACTTCTTCGTGGAAGAAGATCCCAAGGCCGCCGCGGACCGGATGGAGGCCATCATCGCCGAGAAGCGCGCCGGGCTCGGCCTGTGA
- a CDS encoding AAA family ATPase, producing MKVSVNTVLRYSEALDRFVRVRSFTETETQRLLGGARFRNRDEYVRFLLGLCIPEFPAEILPHLLDRGPEGEERRRIEDALYQLCVDVNPHLDITRVSVPVTEGEAETHLYLVEPRQEETPDEADRVLRLEELLERQVVGQREAVEKLARVLRRAAAGLKDPDRPVGSFFFLGQTGVGKTELAKALVRVLYPGEDRLVRVDCSEYAQSHEYAKLIGAPPGYIGHGEGGYLTDAVMARGPCVVLFDEIEKAHPKLHQLLLQVLDEGILTDSKGRKVSFRDAVIIMTSNVGTREVEELDRRAGFGVCTGCEEVESESLKALKAEFPPEFVNRIDEVVVFRPLSREASLKICELILKEVEGYLEPRRLAIDFDPEVKEFLVEEGTDPRYGARPLRRTIRRHVLDPLATELLSGKFRPPARIRTHLRRRKVWFEAA from the coding sequence ATGAAGGTATCGGTGAACACGGTGCTTCGTTACAGCGAAGCCCTCGACCGGTTCGTGAGGGTGCGCTCCTTCACCGAGACGGAGACCCAACGGCTGCTGGGCGGGGCCCGGTTCCGGAACCGGGACGAGTACGTGCGGTTCCTGTTGGGGCTGTGCATCCCGGAGTTCCCGGCCGAGATCCTTCCCCACCTCCTGGACCGCGGACCCGAGGGGGAGGAGCGGCGCCGAATCGAAGACGCCCTGTATCAGCTGTGCGTGGACGTGAACCCCCACCTCGACATCACGCGGGTCTCGGTGCCCGTGACCGAGGGCGAGGCGGAGACCCACCTCTACCTGGTGGAGCCCCGGCAGGAAGAGACGCCGGACGAAGCGGACCGGGTGCTCCGGCTGGAGGAGCTCTTGGAACGCCAGGTGGTAGGGCAGCGCGAGGCCGTGGAGAAGCTGGCCCGGGTGCTGCGCCGCGCCGCGGCAGGTCTGAAGGATCCGGACCGGCCCGTGGGCAGCTTCTTCTTCCTGGGACAGACCGGGGTGGGCAAGACCGAGCTCGCCAAGGCCCTGGTTCGGGTGCTTTACCCGGGCGAGGACCGGCTCGTGCGGGTGGACTGCAGCGAGTACGCCCAGTCCCATGAGTACGCGAAGCTCATTGGGGCGCCTCCGGGGTACATCGGCCACGGCGAGGGGGGCTACCTCACCGACGCGGTGATGGCCCGGGGGCCGTGCGTGGTGCTGTTCGACGAGATCGAGAAGGCCCACCCCAAGCTCCATCAGCTCCTCCTCCAGGTACTCGACGAGGGCATCCTGACCGACAGCAAGGGCCGGAAGGTCTCGTTTCGGGACGCCGTGATCATCATGACCAGCAACGTGGGCACCCGCGAGGTGGAGGAGCTCGACCGACGGGCGGGGTTCGGCGTGTGCACCGGCTGCGAGGAGGTGGAGAGCGAGAGCCTCAAGGCGCTCAAGGCGGAGTTCCCGCCGGAGTTCGTGAACCGCATCGACGAGGTCGTCGTGTTCCGGCCCCTGAGCCGGGAGGCCAGCCTGAAGATCTGCGAGCTCATCCTCAAGGAGGTGGAGGGGTACCTGGAGCCCCGGCGGCTTGCGATCGACTTCGACCCGGAGGTGAAGGAGTTCCTCGTGGAGGAGGGCACCGACCCGCGGTACGGGGCCCGGCCGCTCCGGCGCACCATCCGGCGCCACGTGCTCGACCCCCTGGCCACGGAGCTGCTCTCGGGCAAGTTCCGCCCCCCGGCCCGCATCCGCACCCACCTGCGGCGACGGAAGGTCTGGTTCGAAGCGGCGTAA
- a CDS encoding 4Fe-4S dicluster domain-containing protein, whose amino-acid sequence MKKIFVDYMRCVACKGCEIACAVEHHPSRSLLGLVGDARTQVNVRVLAVEHEAFPVSCRHCDPAWCMDACPAGAISRDPVTAAVILDQARCKACGMCAMVCPFDAIAFKVTHASPDGRETAFKCDLCSHRVREGRLPACVEACHSGALAFREHEEVRRDRATRNLREYLLGQRALPDTFALYRELRRKEFARRGEPAP is encoded by the coding sequence ATGAAAAAGATCTTCGTGGACTACATGCGTTGCGTGGCGTGCAAGGGGTGCGAGATCGCGTGCGCGGTGGAGCACCATCCCAGCCGGAGCCTGCTCGGCCTGGTGGGGGACGCCCGGACCCAGGTCAACGTGCGGGTGCTCGCCGTGGAGCACGAGGCGTTCCCGGTGTCGTGCCGGCACTGCGACCCGGCCTGGTGCATGGACGCGTGCCCGGCCGGGGCCATCTCCCGCGACCCGGTCACCGCCGCGGTGATCCTGGACCAGGCCAGGTGCAAGGCGTGCGGCATGTGCGCCATGGTGTGCCCGTTCGACGCCATCGCGTTCAAGGTCACCCACGCGTCCCCCGACGGCCGGGAGACCGCGTTCAAGTGCGACCTGTGCTCCCACCGGGTCCGGGAGGGGCGGCTTCCGGCCTGCGTGGAGGCGTGCCACTCGGGCGCCCTGGCGTTCCGCGAGCACGAGGAGGTGCGCCGGGACCGGGCGACCCGCAACCTGCGGGAGTACCTGCTCGGCCAGCGCGCCCTGCCCGACACCTTCGCCCTGTACCGCGAGCTCCGGCGCAAGGAGTTCGCCCGGCGCGGGGAGCCGGCGCCGTGA
- a CDS encoding NAD(P)/FAD-dependent oxidoreductase yields MKVVTVGAGVAAAEFVETLRAEGFRGEIVMISAEGFPPYSPCVMPFFLAGDPLETAYWKGADFYDRLGVTPRLGDPVTEVEDGKVRTASGAVETFDRLLYAPGARDRYPEPSWLRVRGVFGFKTLSDLTAIDRHIRETGARRAVIFGGGFIGVDAALALWHRGLQVTVVHRNNRLLSRMTDEDGGKFATRLLAERTGIEVRLETRVTAVNARDGALASVDLTDGTRIETPLLIVATGVAPESGPLTGADQGVAVDEALRFDPRVYAAGDVAVTPHAVDGRPGLYALFPNAVEQARVAARHLVHGRGAYAGSVDANVLRKHVDFPVVSAGRFEGEPLTWQDADRFRRVYLKDGRINGYMLVGDMAAAGYLHRLYLEQTPAEREVPGLLSDTSGTSYYRRAVGLGGR; encoded by the coding sequence GTGAAGGTCGTGACCGTGGGGGCGGGAGTCGCCGCCGCCGAGTTCGTCGAGACCCTCCGGGCCGAGGGGTTCCGGGGCGAGATCGTGATGATCTCGGCGGAGGGCTTCCCGCCCTACTCCCCGTGCGTCATGCCGTTCTTCCTGGCCGGCGACCCCCTCGAGACGGCCTACTGGAAGGGCGCGGACTTCTACGACCGGCTCGGGGTGACGCCCCGCCTGGGGGACCCGGTGACGGAGGTGGAGGACGGCAAGGTGCGCACCGCCTCCGGAGCGGTGGAAACCTTCGACCGGCTCCTGTACGCCCCCGGGGCCCGGGACCGGTACCCCGAGCCCTCGTGGCTCCGGGTGCGCGGCGTGTTCGGCTTCAAGACCCTGAGCGACCTCACGGCCATCGACCGGCACATCCGGGAGACGGGCGCCCGCCGGGCGGTGATCTTCGGCGGCGGGTTCATCGGCGTGGACGCGGCCCTGGCCCTGTGGCACCGGGGCCTCCAGGTCACCGTGGTGCACCGGAACAACCGGCTCCTGTCCCGGATGACCGACGAGGACGGGGGCAAGTTCGCCACCCGGCTCCTGGCCGAGCGCACCGGCATCGAGGTGCGCCTCGAGACCCGGGTCACCGCCGTCAACGCCCGGGACGGGGCGCTCGCGTCGGTGGACCTGACCGACGGCACCCGGATCGAGACGCCGCTCCTGATCGTCGCCACCGGGGTGGCCCCCGAGTCGGGGCCCCTCACCGGGGCCGACCAGGGGGTCGCGGTGGACGAGGCCCTGCGGTTCGACCCCCGGGTCTACGCGGCCGGGGACGTGGCGGTCACGCCCCACGCCGTGGACGGCCGGCCCGGCCTGTACGCCCTGTTCCCCAACGCCGTGGAGCAGGCCCGGGTGGCGGCCCGGCACCTGGTGCACGGCCGCGGCGCGTACGCCGGCTCGGTCGACGCCAACGTGCTCCGCAAGCACGTGGACTTCCCGGTGGTCTCGGCCGGCCGGTTCGAGGGGGAGCCCCTCACCTGGCAGGACGCCGACCGGTTCCGGCGGGTGTACCTGAAGGACGGCCGGATCAACGGGTACATGCTGGTGGGCGACATGGCCGCCGCCGGCTACCTGCACCGGCTCTACCTGGAGCAGACCCCGGCCGAGCGGGAGGTCCCGGGTCTCTTGTCCGACACCTCGGGCACGAGCTACTACCGCAGGGCCGTGGGACTGGGGGGCCGGTGA
- a CDS encoding helix-turn-helix domain-containing protein, translated as MKKEVLEKLNLGGKIKELRLQRGMTLKDLAAKTGFSPALLSQVENNLVSPSISTLWNFAEALGVKIGYFFHQEAEERTDYVLTRAGKEALVYRNELPHTLPYRDLAYGYEGRSMSPILLSCDEPCEFSLKELPYEGEEFVHVLEGRIQVEYGGQRFDLGPGDSLYYNAQLPHRIRVGDRARFLAVLYEANRN; from the coding sequence ATGAAGAAGGAGGTCCTGGAGAAGCTCAACCTGGGGGGGAAGATCAAGGAGCTTCGCCTGCAGCGGGGGATGACCCTGAAGGACCTGGCGGCGAAAACGGGGTTCAGTCCGGCCCTGTTGAGCCAGGTGGAGAACAACTTGGTGTCGCCGTCCATCTCCACCCTGTGGAACTTCGCCGAGGCCCTGGGGGTGAAGATCGGGTACTTCTTCCACCAGGAGGCTGAGGAGCGAACCGATTACGTGTTGACCCGGGCCGGAAAAGAGGCCCTGGTGTACCGAAACGAGCTGCCCCACACCCTGCCGTACCGGGACCTGGCGTACGGCTACGAGGGGCGCAGCATGAGCCCGATCCTCCTCTCGTGCGACGAGCCCTGTGAATTCTCTCTCAAGGAGCTCCCGTACGAGGGCGAGGAGTTCGTGCACGTGTTGGAGGGGCGGATCCAGGTGGAGTACGGGGGGCAGCGGTTCGACCTGGGCCCCGGGGACAGCCTGTACTACAACGCCCAGCTCCCCCACCGCATCCGGGTGGGGGACCGGGCGCGGTTCTTGGCGGTGTTGTATGAGGCCAACCGGAACTGA
- a CDS encoding P-II family nitrogen regulator: protein MKKIEAIIKPFRLDDVKDALKEAGIQGMTAIEVKGFGRQKGHTEHYRGAEYTVDFIPKVKIEVVVPDELAPAAVEAIERGARTGKIGDGKIFVLAVEEAVRIRTGERGEEAL, encoded by the coding sequence GTGAAGAAAATCGAGGCCATCATCAAGCCGTTCCGGCTCGACGACGTGAAGGACGCCCTCAAGGAGGCCGGGATCCAGGGCATGACCGCCATTGAGGTCAAGGGGTTCGGCCGACAGAAGGGCCACACCGAGCACTACCGGGGCGCCGAGTACACGGTGGACTTCATCCCCAAGGTGAAGATCGAGGTGGTGGTGCCCGACGAGCTGGCCCCGGCCGCGGTCGAGGCCATCGAGCGCGGCGCGCGCACCGGCAAGATCGGGGACGGGAAGATCTTCGTTTTGGCCGTGGAGGAAGCGGTGCGGATCCGCACCGGCGAGCGGGGGGAAGAGGCGCTGTGA
- a CDS encoding [protein-PII] uridylyltransferase family protein — protein sequence MTAPLSAWKDRLAEARHRLASGRASPAEFARLVDELVGDLARAAGWDGPGRAVVALGGYGRREMAPRSDVDLLFLAGRSGTAPEVEPVLYPLWDLGLDVGHALRTPADCRDVARQDLTAATALLDARLLLGDPDLFERTLRRAGAKPRPSRRTRAWARAVIEDVEARRKRFGEISHLLEPHVKEGWGGLRDLQAARWVLACLGLDPHREIARLPRGPQALEGARLLDRVRAAIHGVAGRKTDHLTFEHHEAVARIVVPGERPEELFARLHRAARDIAALWQAVADGFPHPPRVATATEGFDDPARAASALQGPQGPDGKPRPSVMARLAASPAPVRRAALREALGRLFRRRAASHPLLDALLDHGLLGDVDPLLGEAAHAVPYDARHAFTVGAHGVECLAAFERLWLGALEDREPWLTRVAGGLPAPWVLRVAALTHDLGKCVSAGDHARSGASHAERIARALGLSDEEAREAARLVEHHHAVPLLAFRRDPDDPRTAREAWKIAGTPERLDALVVLAYADLASTHPGPHHPTWTAWTRNLLLALHSRARTARADPAVPADALREQLARACGGAAERALVDEVPTAELLQVPPDLLGRLVRMTARLGDAPCRWETVATPFGPVEVLGVISAPPPWALSATSAALTRLGFDIRMFQVHAWPRGLLHLWFRCHPPDHPPGRDRLRQALDEALTAGRPRPRRPGLVDRRMAAMPVPTRVDLTHGSPVHSVIEVTCRDRPGLLAALTAALDELGLTVVHAMVTTQGPQARDVFHVRDLLGGRIEGEDKKKRILARLRAAVETEP from the coding sequence GTGACGGCTCCCCTGTCCGCCTGGAAGGACCGCCTGGCCGAGGCCAGGCACCGGCTGGCCTCGGGCCGGGCGTCCCCCGCAGAGTTCGCCCGGCTCGTGGACGAGCTGGTGGGGGACCTGGCCCGGGCCGCCGGCTGGGACGGCCCGGGGCGGGCCGTGGTGGCCCTGGGCGGGTACGGCCGCAGGGAGATGGCCCCGCGCAGCGACGTGGACCTGCTGTTCCTCGCGGGCCGCTCCGGCACCGCGCCCGAGGTCGAACCCGTGCTGTACCCCCTGTGGGACCTCGGGCTCGACGTGGGCCACGCCCTGCGTACCCCGGCCGATTGTCGGGACGTGGCCCGCCAGGACCTGACCGCGGCCACGGCGCTGCTGGATGCCCGCCTGCTCCTGGGGGACCCCGACCTGTTCGAGCGGACCCTCAGGCGAGCCGGGGCGAAACCCCGTCCGTCCCGGCGAACCCGGGCCTGGGCGAGGGCCGTCATCGAGGACGTGGAGGCCCGGCGCAAGCGCTTCGGGGAGATCTCGCACCTGCTCGAACCCCACGTGAAGGAGGGGTGGGGCGGGCTGCGGGACCTGCAGGCCGCCCGTTGGGTCCTGGCGTGCCTGGGGCTCGACCCGCACCGGGAGATCGCCCGGCTTCCCCGGGGCCCCCAGGCGTTGGAAGGGGCGCGCCTCCTCGATCGGGTCCGGGCGGCCATCCACGGCGTTGCCGGCCGCAAGACCGACCATCTCACCTTCGAGCACCACGAGGCCGTGGCGCGGATCGTGGTGCCGGGCGAACGTCCCGAGGAGCTCTTTGCCCGGCTCCACCGGGCGGCCCGCGACATCGCGGCGCTGTGGCAGGCCGTGGCCGACGGGTTCCCCCACCCCCCCCGCGTCGCCACGGCTACCGAGGGGTTCGACGACCCGGCCCGGGCGGCCTCGGCCCTCCAGGGCCCCCAGGGTCCCGACGGAAAGCCCCGCCCCTCCGTGATGGCGCGCCTGGCCGCATCGCCCGCCCCCGTGCGGCGCGCCGCCCTGCGGGAGGCCCTGGGCAGACTGTTCCGCAGGAGGGCGGCCTCGCACCCCCTGCTCGACGCCCTGCTCGACCACGGCCTCCTGGGGGACGTCGACCCCTTGCTGGGCGAGGCGGCCCACGCCGTGCCCTACGACGCCCGCCACGCCTTCACCGTGGGCGCCCACGGGGTGGAGTGCCTGGCCGCGTTCGAGCGGCTGTGGCTGGGGGCGCTGGAGGATCGGGAGCCGTGGCTCACCCGGGTCGCCGGCGGGCTCCCGGCCCCCTGGGTGCTGCGGGTGGCAGCGCTCACCCACGACCTGGGCAAGTGCGTGTCGGCCGGAGACCACGCCCGGTCCGGGGCTTCCCACGCCGAGCGGATCGCCCGGGCCCTGGGGCTCTCGGACGAGGAGGCGAGGGAGGCGGCCCGGTTGGTCGAGCATCACCACGCCGTGCCGCTCCTGGCCTTCCGGCGGGACCCCGACGACCCCCGCACGGCCCGGGAGGCCTGGAAGATCGCCGGGACCCCCGAGCGCCTGGACGCGCTCGTGGTGCTGGCCTACGCGGACTTGGCCTCGACCCATCCGGGGCCCCACCACCCCACCTGGACCGCCTGGACCCGCAACCTGCTGCTCGCCCTCCACAGCCGGGCCCGCACGGCCCGGGCAGACCCCGCCGTGCCGGCCGACGCCCTGCGTGAGCAGCTCGCGCGGGCCTGCGGCGGCGCGGCCGAGCGTGCTCTGGTGGACGAGGTGCCCACGGCCGAGCTGCTCCAGGTGCCCCCCGACCTCCTCGGCCGGCTGGTCCGGATGACAGCTCGGCTGGGCGACGCCCCGTGCCGGTGGGAGACGGTGGCCACCCCCTTCGGGCCTGTGGAGGTGCTGGGGGTGATCTCCGCGCCGCCGCCGTGGGCCCTGTCGGCGACCTCCGCCGCCCTGACCCGCCTGGGCTTCGACATCCGCATGTTCCAGGTCCACGCCTGGCCCCGGGGCCTGCTGCACCTATGGTTCCGCTGCCACCCGCCGGATCATCCCCCCGGCCGGGATCGTCTGAGGCAGGCCCTCGACGAGGCGTTGACGGCCGGCCGGCCCAGGCCCCGCCGGCCGGGGCTGGTGGACCGCCGGATGGCGGCCATGCCCGTTCCCACCCGCGTGGACCTGACCCACGGCTCGCCGGTGCACTCCGTGATCGAGGTCACCTGCCGGGACCGGCCGGGGCTCTTGGCCGCCCTGACGGCGGCCCTGGACGAGCTGGGGCTCACCGTGGTTCATGCGATGGTCACGACCCAGGGGCCCCAGGCCCGCGACGTGTTCCACGTGCGAGACCTCCTGGGCGGCCGGATCGAGGGGGAGGACAAGAAGAAGCGCATTCTGGCCCGGCTCCGGGCCGCGGTGGAAACCGAGCCCTAG
- a CDS encoding ammonium transporter, with translation MRLIRPFRAAALPLVLPLVAGPAWAGSGPNPGDTAWLLVSSALVLLMVPGLALFYGGMVRAKNILSTLMLSFIAMGVLAVQWVVAGYSLSFGGAPGPWIGGLDRLFLAGLTPDTLSGTVPTLAFAVFQGMFAIITPALISGALVERVKFGAYTLFIVLWAFLVYDPLAHWVWGDGGWLLELGALDFAGGTVVHISSGVSALAAILVLGKRRGYPTERFIPHNLTMTLLGAGLLWFGWFGFNAGSALAANGTAVLAFVSTNTAAAAGMLGWLAAEKVRFGKPSALGAASGLVAGLVAITPGAGFITPGWAIVVGGLAGFICFRAVCLKERFGYDDALDVLGVHGVGGAWGALATGIFATVGAGSLITGDVRQFGVQVVGVVAAAVYAFAVTWVLCRVLDATIGLRVSPEDELVGLDQTAHGEVGYSL, from the coding sequence ATGCGTCTCATCCGCCCCTTCCGGGCCGCTGCCCTGCCCCTCGTCTTGCCCCTCGTCGCCGGCCCGGCATGGGCCGGGTCCGGCCCCAACCCCGGCGACACCGCCTGGCTCCTGGTGAGCTCCGCCCTGGTGCTGCTGATGGTTCCCGGGCTCGCCCTGTTCTACGGGGGCATGGTCCGGGCCAAGAACATCCTCTCCACCCTGATGCTCAGCTTCATCGCCATGGGCGTGCTGGCGGTCCAGTGGGTCGTGGCCGGGTACTCCCTGTCGTTCGGCGGAGCCCCCGGCCCCTGGATCGGGGGCCTGGACCGGTTGTTCCTCGCGGGCCTCACCCCGGACACCCTGTCCGGCACGGTGCCCACCCTGGCCTTTGCCGTGTTCCAGGGGATGTTCGCCATCATCACGCCGGCCCTCATCAGCGGGGCCCTGGTCGAACGGGTCAAGTTCGGGGCCTACACCCTGTTCATCGTCCTGTGGGCGTTCCTGGTGTACGACCCCCTGGCCCACTGGGTGTGGGGGGACGGCGGGTGGCTGCTCGAGCTGGGAGCCCTGGACTTCGCCGGCGGAACCGTGGTGCACATCTCGTCGGGCGTGTCGGCCCTGGCCGCGATCCTCGTGCTCGGCAAGCGCCGGGGGTACCCCACCGAGCGGTTCATCCCCCACAACCTGACCATGACCCTGCTGGGGGCCGGGCTCCTGTGGTTCGGCTGGTTCGGGTTCAACGCCGGCAGCGCCCTGGCGGCCAACGGAACCGCGGTGCTGGCCTTCGTGTCCACCAACACGGCCGCCGCCGCGGGCATGCTCGGGTGGCTCGCAGCCGAGAAGGTCCGGTTCGGCAAGCCCAGCGCCCTGGGCGCCGCGTCGGGGCTGGTGGCCGGGCTGGTCGCCATCACCCCCGGGGCGGGGTTCATCACCCCGGGTTGGGCCATCGTGGTCGGAGGGCTGGCCGGGTTCATCTGCTTCCGAGCCGTGTGCCTCAAGGAGCGGTTCGGCTACGACGACGCCCTGGACGTGCTCGGGGTCCACGGCGTGGGCGGCGCCTGGGGAGCCCTGGCCACCGGCATCTTCGCCACCGTGGGCGCGGGCAGCCTGATCACCGGCGACGTGAGGCAGTTCGGGGTCCAAGTGGTGGGGGTCGTCGCGGCCGCGGTGTACGCGTTCGCCGTGACCTGGGTGCTGTGCCGGGTGCTGGACGCCACCATCGGCCTGAGGGTCAGCCCCGAGGACGAGCTCGTCGGCCTGGACCAAACGGCCCACGGCGAGGTGGGCTACTCCCTGTGA
- a CDS encoding LytTR family transcriptional regulator DNA-binding domain-containing protein yields MERHSLLTLIENTDPGIVLFDDRFTVRYINRAFLMIFAGITSDDVFSGDIMRFHDEAGRERIRQMFRLMKDSSRQVPFSFKRIGDGRDDRYLFLKLIPLLDRDMADALNCMLVYDITPFVADRERTFIKIPVSAGREIHLLDPDEVLFLRADNIYSRVHTPEGEYFCDFSLGFVEERLPPDRFYRIHRSYIANLARVRKVVRGSSGYTLLMRGSDLPLPVSRARAPELFSRLGLR; encoded by the coding sequence ATGGAGCGACATAGCCTTCTGACCCTGATCGAGAACACGGACCCCGGGATCGTGCTGTTCGACGACCGGTTCACGGTGCGCTACATCAACCGGGCGTTCCTGATGATCTTCGCCGGGATCACGAGCGACGACGTGTTCTCGGGCGACATCATGCGGTTCCACGACGAAGCGGGCCGGGAGCGGATCCGGCAGATGTTCCGGCTGATGAAGGACTCGAGCCGCCAGGTGCCGTTCTCGTTCAAGCGCATCGGCGACGGCCGCGACGACCGCTACCTGTTCCTGAAGCTGATCCCCCTGCTGGACCGGGACATGGCCGACGCCCTCAACTGCATGCTGGTGTACGACATCACCCCGTTCGTGGCCGACCGGGAGCGCACCTTCATCAAGATCCCGGTGAGCGCGGGCCGCGAGATCCACCTGCTGGACCCCGACGAGGTGCTGTTCCTGCGGGCCGACAACATCTACTCCCGGGTGCACACCCCCGAGGGCGAGTACTTCTGCGATTTCTCCCTGGGCTTCGTGGAGGAGCGCCTCCCCCCCGACCGGTTCTACCGGATCCACCGCAGCTACATCGCCAACCTGGCCCGGGTCCGCAAGGTGGTGCGCGGCTCCAGCGGCTACACCCTGCTCATGCGGGGCAGCGACCTGCCCCTGCCCGTGAGCCGGGCCCGGGCGCCCGAGCTGTTCTCCCGCCTGGGCCTTCGCTGA